The Pyrus communis chromosome 9, drPyrComm1.1, whole genome shotgun sequence genome has a segment encoding these proteins:
- the LOC137744419 gene encoding uncharacterized protein, whose translation MAKNNVNSSNSTSSNLPTNTPTTTPFHPFSTVVNIKLDKTNYPLWLAQILPILKSRDLMGYVDGTLTKKGDLFVANYLDRMNAIADNLNLVGQSVNDNELVQIVLNNLGLAFEITPMPLSLLEDVVVDALVGLEENNNQRNQPANGEKPPCPGERIICQICGKPGHPALDCYQRMNAIYEGMISAKRLTTMSSSPIILNKQSNGTWLLDTGANAHVTPELQNLVNPKEYNGNETIGGVGPQDTEDAFSREM comes from the exons ATGGCTAAAAACAATGTCAACTCTTCCAACTCCACCTCCTCCAACCTACCTACCAACACACCTACCACTACTCCCTTCCATCCGTTTTCCACTGTTGTCAATATCAAACTTGACAAAACCAACTACCCACTGTGGTTGGCTCAGATTCTCCCAATTCTCAAGAGTAGAGATCTGATGGGGTACGTGGATGGCACTTTG ACCAAGAAGGGTGATCTTTTTGTTGCAAATTACCTAGATCGCATGAATGCGATTGCTGACAACCTCAACCTAGTAGGGCAATCTGTGAATGATAATGAACTCGTGCAGATTGTGTTGAACAATCTAGGACTTGCGTTTGAAATAACA CCAATGCCTTTGTCTCTACTCGAGGACGTGGTGGTGGACGCTCTTGTGGGACTAGAAGAG AATAACAACCAGCGCAATCAGCCTGCTAATGGTGAGAAACCTCCTTGTCCTGGTGAGCGTATCATTTGCCAAATTTGTGGGAAACCAGGTCATCCTGCCCTTGATTGCTACCAAAGGATGAATGCTATTTATGAAGGTATGATTTCTGCCAAAAGACTCACAACCATGTCCTCCTCGCCGATCATTCTGAACAAGCAATCCAATGGTACCTGGCTGTTAGACACTGGTGCTAATGCGCATGTCACTCCTGAACTTCAAAATTTGGTTAATCCCAAAGAATACAATGGTAATGAAACTATTGGGGGTGTAG GACCTCAAGACACGGAAGATGCTTTTTCGAGGGAGATGTGA